Proteins from one Juglans microcarpa x Juglans regia isolate MS1-56 chromosome 1S, Jm3101_v1.0, whole genome shotgun sequence genomic window:
- the LOC121246807 gene encoding LOW QUALITY PROTEIN: E3 ubiquitin-protein ligase RHF1A-like (The sequence of the model RefSeq protein was modified relative to this genomic sequence to represent the inferred CDS: deleted 2 bases in 1 codon), with the protein MANVTSSSSSFSSENPAVSAASSSSGAPEDVFEDACSICLEPFTTADPSTITSCKHEYHLHCILEWSQRSKECPICCQLLVLRDSASQELLAAVGIDRHSRSRNSYSAAPTSLHGFCEDFDVGHDIPNSDVSDFDERIMQHLTAATSRAQYVCRRERERYTGNGPSQVLAFTSPTNMSRQPYAGSPEDCPNLSYESTGGQSASLDIRSADNFEPPASVDVNLVSSTPLNRDIPFNPSILYCQPPSDSPRRPSASEMFSFPETLKSKLSAASSRYKESISKSTRGFKEKLLAHNNSVKELGKEVQREMNAGIVGLARMIERLDLNSKQSGSSVPVFSCTGGTSNLSFKGKGVEGNVDARSLDKISGKIACDLSPNATYNSGAIHGQSGNPHPQSGY; encoded by the exons ATGGCAAACgtcacttcttcttcttcttct ttctcgtcGGAGAATCCAGCGGTTTCAGCTGCATCCTCATCCTCCGGGGCCCCCGAAGACGTTTTCGAAGACGCCTGCAGTATATGCCTTGAGCCCTTCACTACCGCCGACCCGTCCACT ATTACCAGTTGCAAACATGAATACCATCTTCATTGTATCCTTGAATG gTCTCAAAGAAGCAAAGAGTGCCCCATATGTTGCCAGTTACTTGTCTTAAGGGACTCTGCCAG CCAAGAGCTTCTAGCTGCAGTTGGTATTGACAGGCACTCAAGGTCAAGAAACAGTTATTCTGCTGCTCCCACATCTCTTCATGGTTTCTGTGAGGACTTTGATGTCGGGCAT GACATACCTAATTCAGATGTCTCTGATTTTGATGAGCGTATAATGCAGCATCTGACTGCTGCTACTAGTAGAGCTCAATATGTTTGTAGAAGGGAAAGGGAGAGATATACTGGGAATGGTCCTTCCCAAGTTCTTGCTTTCACCTCTCCCACAAATATGTCACGGCAACCATATGCAGGTTCACCAGAAGATTGCCCAAATTTAAGTTACGAATCGACTGGGGGTCAATCAGCATCTTTGGACATACGTTCTGCTGACAACTTTGAACCTCCTGCATCTGTGGATGTTAATTTGGTCTCCAGTACTCCTCTCAACAGAGATATCCCTTTTAATCCCAG CATTCTTTATTGCCAGCCACCATCAGATAGTCCAAGAAGACCAAGTGCATCTGAGATGTTCTCCTTTCCAGAGACACTCAAATCTAAACTGTCTGCTGCTTCATCTAG ATACAAGGAATCAATCTCAAAAAGTACCCGAGGCTTTAAGGAGAAGCTGCTTGCTCATAATAACTCAGTAAAGGAGCTAGGCAAAGAAGTTCAGCGTGAGATGAATGCAGGAATTGTTGGTCTTGCACGAATGATTGAACGCCTGGATCTTAATTCAAAGCAATCTGGATCATCTGTTCCTGTTTTCAGTTGTACTGGAGGAACTTCAAACCTCTCCTTCAAAGGGAAGGGTGTGGAAGGAAATGTTGATGCACGGTCACTTGACAAAATCTCTGGGAAAATTGCTTGTGATTTAAGTCCAAATGCAACCTATAACTCTGGTGCTATACATGGACAATCAGGAAATCCTCATCCAcag AGTGGATATTGA
- the LOC121246808 gene encoding 3-dehydrosphinganine reductase TSC10A-like isoform X2 → MADPNLAYLSLLLLLPLSILFFLYLIVRPRPVRIPIKNRHVFITGGSSGIGLALAHQAASEGARVSILARSLDKLEDAKQAIRLATGVDVAVFAADVRDYDAVTKGVEEAGPIDVLIVNQGVFVPQELERQGLDEVKFMVDVNLIGAFNMIKAALPAMKLNRSDRGPASIALMSSQAGQVGIYGYTAYSASKFGLRGLAEALQQEVIADDIHVSLIFPPDTDTPGLVEENKRRPQLTAIIAASSGAMKADEVAMKALSGIKSGSFIVPCNFDGLLLSIATAGLSPQRSFLMAFVEVVATGIIRFVALCYQWSWYRSIEKWTRKNRT, encoded by the exons ATGGCTGATCCCAACCTCGCCTATCTATCTCTCCTCCTTCTTCTCCCTCTATCtatcctcttcttcctctaccTCATAGTCCGGCCACGCCCCGTCAGGATCCCAATCAAGAACCGCCATGTGTTCATCACCGGTGGATCCAGCGGGATCGGCCTCGCCCTGGCTCACCAGGCCGCTTCAGAGGGCGCGCGCGTCTCCATCCTCGCCCGGTCCCTCGACAAGCTTGAGGACGCGAAGCAGGCGATCCGGCTCGCCACCGGCGTCGACGTGGCTGTGTTCGCGGCAGACGTGCGCGACTACGACGCCGTCACGAAGGGCGTGGAGGAGGCAGGGCCCATCGACGTGTTGATCGTGAATCAGGGGGTGTTCGTGCCTCAGGAGCTGGAAAGGCAGGGATTGGATGAGGTGAAGTTCATGGTGGACGTGAATCTGATTGGAGCTTTCAATATGATCAAAGCCGCTTTGCCTGCAATGAAGCTTAACCGAAGCGACCGTGGGCCCGCCTCCATCGCTCTCATGTCGTCCCAGGCCGGCCAG GTGGGTATATACGGTTACACAGCTTATTCAGCCAGCAAGTTTGGGCTTCGGGGTTTGGCAGAGGCTTTGCAACAGGAGGTCATTGCGGATGACATCCATGTCTCTCTTATATTCCCTCCGGACACCGACACTCCCGGTCTAGTCGAAG AAAACAAGAGAAGACCACAGCTCACCGCCATCATTGCAGCCTCCTCTGGTGCAATGAAAGCGGATGAAGTTGCGATGAAAGCTTTAAGTGGCATCAAATCTGGTAGCTTTATTGTTCCCTGCAACTTCGATGGTCTGTTACTGTCTATAGCAACTGCCGGTTTATCACCCCAGAGATCATTCCTGATGGCATTTGTCGAAGTTGTTGCCACTGGTATAATACGTTTTGTAGCTCTATGCTACCAGTGGAGCTGGTATCGAAGTATAGAAAAGTGGACGCGCAAAAATA GGACCTAA
- the LOC121246809 gene encoding peroxiredoxin-2F, mitochondrial-like, producing MASTILKWTSCSAMKSMAGGLRIGATPFRAFAAKVEAGTDIVAAAPDVSLQKARSWDDGVASKFSTTPLKDIFRDRRVVIFGLPGAYTGVCSQQHVPSYKNNIDKFRDEKVDSVICVAVNDPYVLNAWAEKLEAKDAIEFYGDFDGSFHKSLGLEKDLSAALLGPRSHRWSAFVVDGKVKVLNVEENPSDFKVSSAEHILKQI from the exons ATGGCGTCCACAATTCTGAAGTGGACAAGCTGCTCCGCCATGAAGTCAATGGCGGGAGGTCTCCGAATCGGAGCGACGCCTTTTAGGGCCTTCGCGGCGAAGGTGGAGGCTGGGACTGACATAGTCGCGGCCGCACCGGATGTTTCTCTGCAGAAGGCTCGGAGCTGGGACGACGGCGTGGCCTCCAAGTTCTCCACTACTCCTCTCAAGGACATTTTCAGG GATAGAAGAGTGGTCATCTTTGGGCTCCCT GGTGCATACACAGGAGTTTGTTCCCAGCAGCATGTGCCTAGTTACAAGAATAACATTGATAAATTCAGGGATGAAAAGGTTGATTCTGTAATTTGTGTGGCTGTTAATGATCCATATGTGTTGAATGCCTGGGCAGAAAAACTTGAAGCGAAAGATGCT atTGAATTTTATGGGGACTTTGATGGAAGCTTCCATAAGAGCTTGGGATTGGAAAAAGATCTATCTGCTGCTTTGCTTGGACCCCGCTCTCACAG ATGGTCTGCATTTGTGGTTGATGGGAAGGTTAAGGTGCTCAACGTTGAGGAAAATCCATCTGACTTCAAAGTATCTAGTGCGGAGCACATCTTGAAGCAGATATGA
- the LOC121246808 gene encoding 3-dehydrosphinganine reductase TSC10A-like isoform X1, with product MADPNLAYLSLLLLLPLSILFFLYLIVRPRPVRIPIKNRHVFITGGSSGIGLALAHQAASEGARVSILARSLDKLEDAKQAIRLATGVDVAVFAADVRDYDAVTKGVEEAGPIDVLIVNQGVFVPQELERQGLDEVKFMVDVNLIGAFNMIKAALPAMKLNRSDRGPASIALMSSQAGQVGIYGYTAYSASKFGLRGLAEALQQEVIADDIHVSLIFPPDTDTPGLVEENKRRPQLTAIIAASSGAMKADEVAMKALSGIKSGSFIVPCNFDGLLLSIATAGLSPQRSFLMAFVEVVATGIIRFVALCYQWSWYRSIEKWTRKNSKYSSK from the exons ATGGCTGATCCCAACCTCGCCTATCTATCTCTCCTCCTTCTTCTCCCTCTATCtatcctcttcttcctctaccTCATAGTCCGGCCACGCCCCGTCAGGATCCCAATCAAGAACCGCCATGTGTTCATCACCGGTGGATCCAGCGGGATCGGCCTCGCCCTGGCTCACCAGGCCGCTTCAGAGGGCGCGCGCGTCTCCATCCTCGCCCGGTCCCTCGACAAGCTTGAGGACGCGAAGCAGGCGATCCGGCTCGCCACCGGCGTCGACGTGGCTGTGTTCGCGGCAGACGTGCGCGACTACGACGCCGTCACGAAGGGCGTGGAGGAGGCAGGGCCCATCGACGTGTTGATCGTGAATCAGGGGGTGTTCGTGCCTCAGGAGCTGGAAAGGCAGGGATTGGATGAGGTGAAGTTCATGGTGGACGTGAATCTGATTGGAGCTTTCAATATGATCAAAGCCGCTTTGCCTGCAATGAAGCTTAACCGAAGCGACCGTGGGCCCGCCTCCATCGCTCTCATGTCGTCCCAGGCCGGCCAG GTGGGTATATACGGTTACACAGCTTATTCAGCCAGCAAGTTTGGGCTTCGGGGTTTGGCAGAGGCTTTGCAACAGGAGGTCATTGCGGATGACATCCATGTCTCTCTTATATTCCCTCCGGACACCGACACTCCCGGTCTAGTCGAAG AAAACAAGAGAAGACCACAGCTCACCGCCATCATTGCAGCCTCCTCTGGTGCAATGAAAGCGGATGAAGTTGCGATGAAAGCTTTAAGTGGCATCAAATCTGGTAGCTTTATTGTTCCCTGCAACTTCGATGGTCTGTTACTGTCTATAGCAACTGCCGGTTTATCACCCCAGAGATCATTCCTGATGGCATTTGTCGAAGTTGTTGCCACTGGTATAATACGTTTTGTAGCTCTATGCTACCAGTGGAGCTGGTATCGAAGTATAGAAAAGTGGACGCGCAAAAATAGTAAGTATTCTTCAAAATGA
- the LOC121246811 gene encoding probable RNA-binding protein EIF1AD → MKGGRKNLKRAAGEQKFNLQDGQTIMQVLSLRGSNLIEVMDGQGEKSLALFPARFQKSMWIRRGSFVVVDISGKEKALESGSKVACLVSQVLFYEQVRPLQKSPEWPEIFKSTHLEDSNRSLRGQTSQQEENELESSDEEGLPPIEVNTNRIKPFELLSDAESNSGSDRDS, encoded by the exons ATGAAAGGAGGAAGGAAGAATCTGAAGAGGGCAGCAGGGGAACAGAAGTTCAATCTCCAGGATGGTCAAACCATCATGCAAGTGCTGTCTCTTCGAGGTTCTAATCTCATTGAG GTAATGGATGGGCAAGGCGAGAAATCACTGGCATTGTTTCCAGCTAGGTTTCAAAAGAGCATGTGGATAAGACGAG GTAGTTTTGTTGTGGTTGACATAAGTGGAAAGGAAAAGGCTCTTGAATCGGGTAGCAAGGTGGCATGCCTTGTGTCCCAAGTTCTCTTTTATGAACAAGTTCGGCCTCTTCAGAAATCTCCAGAATG GCCTGAAATCTTCAAATCTACACATTTGGAGGATTCTAATAGAAGTTTGCGTGGGCAGACCTCCCAGCAAGAAGAGAATGAGCTTGAATCTAGTGATGAGGAGGGACTTCCCCCAATAGAGGTCAATACTAACAGAATCAAACCCTTCGAACTTCTATCAGATGCAGAATCAAATTCGGGTTCAGATAGAGATTCTTAA